AAGTAAGTGGCTATTACATCCTCCATGTTCTCAAGTAATTCAGTGGGACTGGAATGCTACTTTTCATAGTTCAGCCATGTTTTCGCTGATGTGTCGCCTGCAATCTTATAAATCTTGCTTAAGTTCCTAGCATTATCATCACTACAAAAATTTTCAAGATTACCAACGGATTACTAACGAATTATGATCCGTTGTTAAAAAGTTTGTTGGTAAATTTTTACCAACGGCTTTGAAGtccgttagtattactaacggaATTTTCGTtccgttagtaatactaacggatttactaacggattttaaattcgttagtaaattgagagaaaaataatttactaaccgattttaaatccgttaataaatttattaaaaatttaaatacttttaaaataattattatttcaattaaataataaatttcattattaatattattttttattaattcaataagatttaaaattatattattattgttactaaGTTTGTAATTTAtgttcaatatttattagaaatatatagaaagtagaaataagagaaaagtagatgagagaaaatgataaaaaaaaaaaaagaaagaaaaaagagaagaaaaaaatgatagaaaaataaaaattatgaaaaagaaggaagaatgaGAGTAGAGTAAAAAGATgatagaaaaatgagaaaaaaagaggaaatgattagagaagaaaataatagaaaaagtatagataaaaagaaaatgatagaagaaaataatatgagaggaaataatatgaatgataattatagagaaaattaagaataagagaagaaaataatggaaagaaaatagagaaagtgaaaggaaaattatggaggaaaataaagaaaataattaaagagggaagagaatgagataaaaaaggataagaaatgaaaggaaaataataggaaaaaaaatgagataagaaagtgaaatgaaagaaagtaatagaaaaagaaagaaaatgagggaaagggaaagaaaatggaagaagtaaaaatgataaaatgaatgaatgataaaaggagaaaagttggtattatatttataaaagtagatcactaacggatttactaacggattcaaatccgttagtaaattttgaaaaaaaaaaaagcgggCTTTTTTCCTCCAAAAATTATTAACGGATTttcaaatccgttagtaaatcttttagtattactaacggatttactaacggatttaaatccgttagtaaattctGAAGGAAAAAAAGAGCGGGCTTTTTCCCTCCaaaaattactaacggattttcaAATATGttagtaaatccgttagtattactaacggatATTTATCCGTTATTAAtccgttagtattactaacggtttaccaacggatttgaaatccgttggtaaatttttatataaaatttttaatattaaaatttaccaacggatttttaaatccgttagtaaattcaTTGAAATTACTAACGGATATTCATCGGTTAGTAAtccgttagtattactaacggtttaccaacggattttaaatccgttggtaaatttttacataaaattttttatattaagatttaccaacggattttaaaatccgttagtaaatccgttaaaattactaacggattttcaTCCGTTAgtaaaatccgttggtaaatcaCAACTTTCTTGTAGTGTCATGTTTTGTGAAATGCAGTTACTCAGGTACATAATTTGCAACTACAATTGCAGGTATTGTACAATCAGCCTTTCGCTAGTTTCAACACTCATATTGAAGCGTCTTTATTATCTCAACTTTATTCTCTGCTGCAGAGCGAGGAATGGTATTGGCGGCAACGTCTCAAATTCAATGGCTCAAAGAAGGGGATCACAATACCAAATTTTTTCATGTCTCTACACTCCGCCGTCTTCAGTACAACCACATTGCCTGACTTCAGGATGAGTTCGGCTGCTGGCTTGGCCAAGATTTCATTCTTAGGCCTTTTATTCGTAATTACTTCCATACTTTTTACTGCTGGGTCTTTGTTGCATTGTGATCATGTTCTCGTTGTTGTACCTATCTTGGTTACGCCGGCTATTAATGAGGCCTTACTATGACCAAGTAACTGATGCAGAGATTCATCAGGATGTGTTTCAGTTAGGAGGTGACAAGGCCTCTAGCCCGGATGGCTTTCCTGGTATTTTTTATCAGCGCCATTAGAACATGGTTGGACCTTCGTTATGTCTGGTAGTGTGACGCTTTTAGGAGACTGGTTTTTTGCTTCATAAGATGAATAGAACTAACATTGTCCTTATCCCAAAGTGTCATAGTCCGATTGGTGTTCATCAGTTTCAATCTATCAGCCTTTGTAATTTTGCTTACGAAGTCATTTCTAAGACAATGATAAATCGGTTGAAACCGTGGATTTGTACTTTAATCCCACCTGATCAGGCTGCTTTTATTCCATCTCAGGGAATTCAAGATAATATTTTAATCGCATATGAGGTTTTCCACCATCTTCGAATGTTCATTCCCTGGCTCTGAAATTAGACATGTATAAAGCTTATGATCAAGTGGATTGGCTTATGATCATGCAGTGCGTTATTACAGTTAGTTTTTCAATTTTGGTTAATGGTGTTTTTATTGCTTCTTTCCAGCCTTCCCGAGGTATTAGATAGGGGAATCCGTTATCTTCTTACTTATTTCTTTTTGTATCTCAGCTGCTCTCTTATTTATTATCTTAAGCGCATGCTCATGGACTTATCAAGAGTATTAAGGTAGCGCATTCCGCTCCTCCAATCCTCGATGTTCTTTTTGCTGATGATACTCTATTATTTGCCTTGCTTCTCGACAAGAAACAATTACTCTTTTTGGTCTTCTCCAGTCTTATACCTTAGCTACAGGACAAGCTATTAGCTATCAAAAGTCGCATATTTTCTTTAGCAAACATACGCCTCCTGATCTCAAAGATGCTATTTTACGACAGTTTGGAATGCAAGAGATTTCTTTGTCCTGTCAATATTTGGGCCTTCTAGCTCTCCTAGGTCAATCTCGTCAGCAGGTTCTCTCATTTGTTCTAGATAGGGTTTGCTTGAAAACTCAACCTTGGAAACATAAACTGCTCTCTCAGGCTGGCCATGCTACTATGATTCAATCTGTGTTATCTGCTATTCCTTCCTACTCAATGtctatttttttgttttctaaaTAAGTGACATCCCAACTGAGCAGTCTGCTTTCTAATTTTTGGTGGAAGAATGATGTCCATAGCCTAAGATGCGTTGGATTAGTTGGTAATGGTCTTGTACTTCAAAGTTTTTTTGTGGACTTGGTTTTagggattttaaaaattttaatcttgCCTGTTTGGCAAAACAATGTTGGCGACTACTTCATAACCACGATAGTTTGTGGGCCCATCTACTCAAGGGTATTTACTTTTCTCACTCATCCTTCCGGCATGTGTCTTCTAAGCGAGGTAGTTCTTAGATGTGTCAAAGCTTGCTTGCAGGCCGTAATGTTCTTCGCCTTGGTACTCGCTTGAATATTGGTGATGGTCCGTCTACTTCTCTTTGGTCTGATCCTTAGATTCCTTTGGCATCCTAGTGTTTTGCTCCACAGCTTACTTTTTGTCCTCCTAACATCACTAAGGTGGCTGACTTAATTGATCATCGTGCTTTAGCTTGGCATCAACGACTGATACATCTGCTCTTTGATACCCCTATAGTCCCTATTATCTTGGCCATTCCAGTTGCTCCACTTGGTATAACTGATTCCTGGGTTTTATATTTCACATCCAATGGGCAGTACACAGTTAGGTCAGGTTATCGTCTCTTGATAAACTGTGCTCTTGATTCTGATCACCCTTTGCATTTGTCTAGCCATTTGTGAAAAAGTATTTGGACCGCTTAGGTCACCCCTAAGTTGTGTATCTTTCTTTGGCATTCCTTTCATGGGGCTTTACTTGTGTTTTCCAATTTGCTCCATCAACATTTAGTGTCTTCCTCTCTTTGCCCAGTGTGTCAATCCTAATTGAGAccattgaatatttatttttcttttataatttttcagagCAGTTTAGTTTCTTAGCCCACCTGACTATAGGTCTTTCACTTTTCCAATCTTCTAGCCCTTATCTCCTTATAGTGGTTATTATCACTTTATGGCATATTTGGAAAGCGAGgaataattttgtttttaatagATTGCAGCTTGATTTTCACGCTATCTCTCGTCAGATTTTTTATGCTCTTTGTCAATTTCAGTTTAGTGACATTTTTTCTAATCGTTCCTCTTTGTCGACCATCTCCTTGAGAGTGCCTCCAGATTTGACTTGGCATCTTCCTCTTTCTAGTGTTATTAAACTTAATTGCGGTATAACTTGAAACAATAAGTTTTCTTTGGCTGTTGTAGTTATTATTGCATCTGACAGTACGAGCATTGTTCTTTTTGGATTTactaaaaaattttggtgtttgTCTATTGGTGCTGGTGAAGCTCAAGTTATTTTGGAGGGCATCTTATGAGCATTAGATGTAGGTTATCGGGCTAATGAGTGTGAGACAAAATCTTCTACTCTTCGTGCAGCATTTAGGGATTCACTCCTCTTTTTTGGAACATTACTTCTATCATATTGACTATCTTTTATTTTCGTTCTCAGTTTTTGCATCTCAAATTCTCTTATATGCCTCGGTGTAGTTAATTTTTTTGTGAATTTAGTTActaaactttataaaatttattatctttgAACTAGTTGCTGTATAGCTTTTCAAAATTGTCCCAACTTTTATAATCATCGTTATCTTTGGCCTGTAATGCATTTATTTgcgtgataaaaaaaataaaaaataaaaaaagtaaaaaaggccGATCCACAAAAATCTAGAAAACTCGGCCCATTCCTCTTCATCAGAAAAACCTAGCAGAAACCCTTCTCTGTCTCCGATTGTCCGCAACATCTTTGTCCGTAAGAAACTGCATTCCTAATGCAACTTGTGTTCCTGTTCTAAAGTTTCTGTGCTTCCAGAATGGCCAATACCCTAATCAGAAACCTTCTTTCTCAAGTGCAAAAACGTTTTCTGCTTGCATCTGCAATACCCTTCTCTTCCAATCCAACTTGGCCCACCACCACTTCCTCACCGTCATTTAAAGTTCAATGCCTCGTTAATTCATCTGGGATTCCCTTAGGATCTGCTCTTTTAGACTCCAAGAAATCTCAATCTGTATTCGAAGTCTTTAAAGCTCACAACTTCAGTGACGCCCATGTGGCCAGATTGATCGAAAAGCGGCCTGCTGTTCTCCATTGTAGAGTGAGCAAAAATCTTCAGCCTAAATTCGAGTACCTCGTGCAAAATGGCTTTGTAGGTGAGCTTCTGCCTGAGCTTATTGTGTCAAATCCGACAATTTTGAGAAGGGCTTTAGATGCCCATATCAAACCATCTTTTGAGTTCTTGAGATCTTATCTTTGTACTAATGACAAGATTGTAGCAGCTATAAAGCGTTGTACATGGTTGTTGACGTTTGATTTGAAGGGTAGAATGAAACCAAATATAGATTTCTTGATACAAGAAGGTGTGCCTCCTCATATCCTAGAATACTTAATTAAGTCGCACCCAAGAACACTAATGC
This sequence is a window from Manihot esculenta cultivar AM560-2 chromosome 4, M.esculenta_v8, whole genome shotgun sequence. Protein-coding genes within it:
- the LOC110613684 gene encoding uncharacterized protein LOC110613684; the encoded protein is MANTLIRNLLSQVQKRFLLASAIPFSSNPTWPTTTSSPSFKVQCLVNSSGIPLGSALLDSKKSQSVFEVFKAHNFSDAHVARLIEKRPAVLHCRVSKNLQPKFEYLVQNGFVGELLPELIVSNPTILRRALDAHIKPSFEFLRSYLCTNDKIVAAIKRCTWLLTFDLKGRMKPNIDFLIQEGVPPHILEYLIKSHPRTLMQKHDRIVYAVNVVKNLGIEPKSRSFVHSVRVMTSMSESTWKNKVELMKSFGWSEEQILSAFVREPLCLACSEEKIKNVMDFYMNTMKLEPNTIIVYPKFLMYAVDKRLRARHDVLKVLESKELIEGKRKIEWLLTITEKKFLKNYVNKYADEVPGLLEAYVGAKKAKKKRTA